The following proteins are co-located in the Tetrapisispora phaffii CBS 4417 chromosome 4, complete genome genome:
- the UTP8 gene encoding Utp8p (similar to Saccharomyces cerevisiae UTP8 (YGR128C); ancestral locus Anc_3.489), which translates to MPSLSQPFRLAILPKIAVLSDYNVQSKLLQVADDFTLDSNKITIGVSGCAVSQYVINPTPNVSQTVPIPSTNNVTACNVAQYKDADTEELFEIWVYNLAVNKKNTLHVAIKTVDPDKFSTTQSDALETYTVKCDASVVGIKINKEDKTIVVTLGNGFIQIFDFKLKLLNSVNTSYDNIYFSEHFVENKKSFAIILSTIEGNKLSYKLYELFGQDKTSIKELSSTILEDIQCKDSKISYQFGKLYRLYKNQMFVYSLPQCQLVDTITLPQIDLKKSQAISFKPVSNNRILLTVDNKIFILDLVHRATLAERVLGHVKMFQLLKSVVIETNDASNNHKTIAIGVSVKNGPSPITALEIINANVGTGTLKDSLGNSFDVSKSFKSNILQPLFTDDANLVKRHDFKYEAILKKLSSTENDIKKFDDIFFGDLYIQQNYYTDNERFIFDVTFLSDVIDLIFKNFQKEYPSALTFLLTHPLFPIHQTKNLLLKLREHPRLFKQAVVTCPNLPIDELLTELFSITNGELSVDISLRILQDYTKDSIKLELKNLNKIDIQNFIDFVIDPNNEEEKKHNEQLFVLLSLVLDASGLFSIEGPLLTQLSEYIDKQVEMIEKSNKLWHLIDGTLGKRNNHYQTSGATVPEIKALTAYSVEYLEL; encoded by the coding sequence ATGCCATCCCTGTCCCAACCATTTAGATTAGCGATTCTCCCAAAGATAGCTGTATTGAGTGATTACAATGTTCAATCCAAGTTGTTGCAAGTTGCAGATGATTTTACTTTGGACTCCAATAAGATTACTATTGGTGTCTCCGGTTGTGCTGTGTCACAATATGTGATTAATCCAACTCCAAATGTTTCCCAAACTGTGCCCATTCCATCAACAAACAATGTCACTGCTTGTAATGTTGCTCAATACAAGGATGCCGACACTGAGGAGTTGTTTGAAATCTGGGTGTATAATTTAGCAGtgaacaagaaaaatacTTTACATGTAGCGATTAAGACTGTTGATCCTGATAAGTTCAGCACCACTCAAAGTGATGCTTTAGAGACATACACAGTTAAATGCGATGCTAGTGTTGTAggaattaaaattaataaagagGATAAGACAATCGTTGTGACTTTGGGAAATGGcttcattcaaattttcGACTTCAAATTAAAACTATTGAACTCTGTTAACACCTCTTATGATaacatttatttttcagaaCACTTtgtagaaaataaaaaatcgTTTGCCATCATCTTATCAACAATAGAAGGGAATAAGTTAagttataaattatatgaacTCTTTGGACAAGACAAGACATCCATCAAGGAATTATCATCCACAATTTTAGAAGACATACAATGCAAGGATTCCAAAATATCATACCAATTTGGTAAACTTTATAGACTGTACAAAAATCAAATGTTTGTGTATTCCTTACCACAATGTCAATTGGTCGATACTATTACATTGCCTCAGAttgatttaaagaaatcTCAAGCCATCTCGTTCAAACCAGTCTCCAACAACAGAATTTTATTGACAGTCGATAACAAGATCTTTATTCTGGATTTGGTCCACAGAGCTACTTTAGCGGAGCGTGTTCTAGGTCATGTGAAAATGTTCCAACTATTGAAATCTGTTGTAATTGAAACAAATGACGCATCTAATAATCACAAAACGATTGCAATTGGTGTCTCAGTGAAGAATGGTCCAAGCCCAATTACCGCATTAGAAATTATCAATGCCAATGTGGGTACTGGTACTTTAAAAGACTCATTAGGTAACAGTTTCGATGTTTCGAAGTCATTTAAGTCAAATATACTACAACCTTTGTTTACAGATGATGCCAATTTAGTGAAAAGGCATGATTTCAAATATGAAgctattttaaaaaaattatcaagcaccgaaaatgatattaaaaaatttgatgataTCTTCTTTGGAGACttatatattcaacaaAATTACTACACAGATAATGAAAGATTTATCTTTGATGTAACGTTCTTATCAGACGTTATAGATTTAATTTTCAAGAACTTCCAAAAGGAATATCCAAGTGCTTTGACGTTCTTATTAACACATCCTTTATTCCCTATCCATCAAACCAAAAATCTTTTGCTAAAGCTAAGAGAACATCCAAGATTATTTAAACAAGCAGTCGTTACGTGTCCCAACTTACCAATAGATGAACTACTAACCGAATTATTCTCTATAACAAATGGCGAACTATCTGTTGACATATCTTTAAGGATTCTTCAAGATTATACAAAGGATTCTATTAAATTAGAACTGAAGAACTTAAACAAAATcgatattcaaaattttattgatttcgTAATTGATCCAAacaatgaagaagaaaagaaacacAATGAACAATTATTCGTTTTATTATCGCTTGTATTAGATGCTAGTGGTCTATTTTCTATTGAAGGACCATTGTTGACTCAATTATCTGAGTACATTGATAAACAAGTGGAAATGATCGAAAAAAGCAACAAGCTATGGCATTTGATTGATGGTACATTAGGTAAACGTAACAATCACTATCAAACTTCGGGTGCAACAGTCCCAGAAATAAAAGCATTGACGGCATATAGTGTAGAGTACTTagaattataa
- the SYF2 gene encoding Syf2p (similar to Saccharomyces cerevisiae SYF2 (YGR129W); ancestral locus Anc_3.490), translating to MDMVSLIDEFKVLKKQALDSLIEDRKFLEADEKERKSVLKPKVYSINMDDDGDGDAGDDLLTNNSERALLTYTIRDYEEWEESLKRKHKNVTNTSTSSSSQQQTAKFTYDKEIHRMKKRQGKFATDEEITRGSAMKEVLDDGKLLIKDDKHLVNGFISDINKVSNDRYIKRMKLNAVNNDATGSKVSHDKGKTSYNNAKNKDFNDKLEG from the coding sequence ATGGATATGGTTTCATTGATCGATGAGTTCAAGGTGTTGAAGAAGCAAGCACTTGATAGTCTGATAGAGGATAGGAAGTTCTTGGAGGCAGATGAGAAGGAGAGGAAAAGTGTGCTGAAACCTAAAGTTTACTCCATAAATATGGACGATGACGGTGATGGGGATGCTGGTGACGACTTGCTAACAAACAACTCGGAGAGAGCTCTACTCACGTACACAATTCGGGATTACGAAGAATGGGAAGAAtcattgaaaagaaagcaTAAGAATGTCACGAATACCAGTACATCTTCTAGTTCGCAGCAACAAACAGCTAAATTCACAtatgataaagaaattcACAGGATGAAGAAACGTCAAGGTAAATTTGCAACAGATGAAGAAATCACTAGAGGAAGCGCAATGAAAGAAGTCCTGGACGATGGCAAACTATTAATAAAGGATGATAAACATCTAGTTAATGGATTCATTAGCGATATAAATAAAGTCTCGAATgatagatatataaagagaATGAAATTGAATGCTGTCAATAATGACGCTACTGGTAGTAAAGTTTCACATGATAAAGGTAAAACAAGTTATAATAATGCAAAGAATAAAGATTTTAACGATAAATTAGAAGGGTAA
- the TPHA0D04250 gene encoding uncharacterized protein (similar to Saccharomyces cerevisiae YGR130C; ancestral locus Anc_3.492) — protein sequence MSKRKDTFTVLEDHPGQEPQQTFLTRHISRKSENTEYISPFRNPQDTVRSNYAKSLKEKKFPTTSATSNFNKMVPGEMGYSSLAKNDKRAKDIQFPKYLLDNEKRQAQLLMELQIKEHKLHELQKSSRVLVLDEDKNELVLEESSSSDEEEESEEDDDDGDEGEDEDGDESVEEEKYVEEEEDNNAEENISEKIESIIGELDSQNENVSKNAEILEEQSNVVDTEASQHESKGESLDEEEEEEDTEQDAVGPIDPSIVPMVRIPPICTDLLSAPKTNATFSIKSLISGAKGSNKTAKAGASNMTLGVAVPETHAVASPENPEYLVRTNEYNIVSKAVYDQMNYEQKLHSEWLKNFNAAEDEKYNTKKQEYEDKLVELQKQLDDIEEKKKISNMKKQQKIEIMEYQLVKNVLDVQSKYNVDKGKVIKETELMKLQKINAKEDLLAKQLDVKNEIEKLNNEKEAITNEYNIWNGNLENLTTLLDEKIAKIEAINENNMRIQKDIEVLQVKKLNLENEIKDHEEKDKLNKDVLQKLNVEKDYLPRLNEIDEQIAAKFDKLAIIKNETISENNQLSILTKKLEEERIAHENEIKMKNEKMKREQDELLQKKLTELQEKHNEEMAEIQKKYQEK from the coding sequence ATGTCAAAGAGAAAAGACACATTCACTGTTTTAGAGGACCATCCTGGACAGGAACCACAACAAACTTTTTTAACTCGTCATATTTCTAGGAAAAGTGAGAATACTGAATATATTTCACCTTTCAGAAATCCACAAGACACTGTAAGGAGCAACTATGCTAAATCTTTGAAGGAAAAAAAGTTTCCTACCACAAGTGCaacatcaaattttaataagaTGGTCCCTGGAGAAATGGGATATTCATCTCTCGCAAAGAATGACAAGAGAGCCAAAGATATTCAATTCCCTAAATACTTGCTCGACAACGAAAAAAGACAAGCACAATTGCTAATGGaattacaaataaaagaaCATAAATTGCACGAATTGCAGAAGTCTTCGAGAGTGCTAGTCTTGGATGAGGATAAGAACGAGTTAGTTCTTGAAGAAAGCTCGTCAAGTGATGAAGAGGAGGAAAGTGAAGaggatgatgatgatggaGACGAAGGGGAAGATGAAGACGGAGATGAATCCGTAGAGGAAGAAAAATATGtagaggaagaagaagataacAATGCAGAAGAGAATATAAGCGAGAAAATAGAAAGCATTATAGGTGAATTGGATTCACAGAATGAAAATGTTTCCAAAAATGCAGAAATTCTAGAAGAGCAGAGCAATGTCGTCGATACAGAAGCTTCCCAACATGAGTCTAAAGGAGAAAGTTTGGAtgaagaggaagaagaggaagatACTGAGCAAGATGCTGTCGGTCCAATAGATCCATCCATTGTTCCGATGGTTAGAATTCCACCAATTTGCACAGATTTATTAAGTGCACCAAAGACCAATGCAACCTTTTCCATCAAGAGTCTAATTTCGGGAGCTAAGGGTTCCAATAAAACTGCGAAAGCCGGTGCATCAAACATGACCCTTGGTGTGGCAGTTCCAGAAACTCATGCTGTTGCTAGTCCAGAAAATCCAGAATATCTAGTGAGaacaaatgaatataaCATTGTGTCCAAGGCAGTATATGACCAAATGAACTACGAGCAAAAGCTTCACAGTGAATGGTTAAAGAACTTCAATGCTGCAGAAGACGAGAAATATAATACTAAAAAACAAGAAtatgaagataaattagTTGAATTACAAAAGCAGCTGGATGATATagaagagaaaaagaaaatttctaatatgaaaaaacagcaaaaaattgaaattatgGAATATCAGCTTGTTAAAAATGTCTTAGACGTTCAGAGTAAGTACAATGTTGATAAAGGTAAAGTTATTAAGGAGACCgaattgatgaaattgCAGAAAATAAATGCCAAAGAGGATTTATTAGCTAAGCAATTAGATGTCAAGAATgagattgaaaaattgaataatgagAAGGAAGCGATTACTAATGAATACAATATTTGGAATGGTAACTTAGAGAACCTAACAAcattattagatgaaaaGATTGCCAAAATTGAAGCtatcaatgaaaataacaTGAGGATTCAAAAAGACATTGAAGTGTTACAAGTAAAGAAGTTAAATCTGGAgaatgaaattaaagacCACGAGGAAAAGGATAAACTGAATAAAGATGTCTTACAAAAACTTAATGTTGAAAAGGATTACCTGCCAAGACTGAATGAAATAGACGAGCAAATTGCTGCAAAGTTTGATAAATTAGCCATTATCAAGAATGAAACTATCTCAGAAAACAATCAACTATCTATTTTAACAaagaaattagaagaagaaaggATTGCAcatgaaaatgaaataaaaatgaagaatgAAAAGATGAAGCGAGAGCAAGATGAATTACTACAAAAGAAACTAACCGAATTACAAGAAAAACATAATGAAGAGATGGCTGAGATTCAAAAGAAGTATCAAGAAAAATAG
- the PEX4 gene encoding E2 ubiquitin-protein ligase peroxin 4 (similar to Saccharomyces cerevisiae PEX4 (YGR133W); ancestral locus Anc_3.495), with protein MSLKRLLKEKRLIEKELSGYSESIELLEPVAFENFLKWRAVLKGPVNTPYHKHSFKLLIELPSEYPLVPPAITFEPYSMPHCNVEFSTGKICLNILEHEHWSPVWNLMYVMVALYQLLQEPVVDSPLNIDLANILRAGDTSAYHGLINYYLQEDTATH; from the coding sequence ATGTCGTTGAAGAGGTTGTTGAAAGAGAAGAGACTGATTGAGAAGGAGTTGAGTGGGTATTCTGAAAGTATCGAGTTGTTAGAACCTGTTGCTTTCGAGAATTTTCTGAAATGGAGGGCGGTATTGAAAGGTCCTGTGAATACTCCTTATCACAAACATTCGTTCAAGTTATTGATCGAGTTACCATCAGAGTATCCTCTAGTGCCTCCTGCCATCACGTTTGAGCCTTATTCAATGCCGCATTGCAATGTGGAGTTTAGTACGGGCAAAATATGTCTGAATATCTTGGAACATGAACATTGGTCCCCGGTTTGGAACCTTATGTATGTGATGGTTGCATTGTACCAATTACTACAAGAACCAGTTGTCGACAGTCCATTGAATATTGACTTGGCTAATATATTGAGAGCCGGTGACACAAGTGCATACCACGGTCTGATTAACTATTATCTTCAAGAAGATACGGCAACACACTAA
- the LCB2 gene encoding serine C-palmitoyltransferase LCB2 (similar to Saccharomyces cerevisiae LCB2 (YDR062W); ancestral locus Anc_8.177) yields MSQPANDTRVPLIEPGEVSVDIKRENEFGALTSKDYLYKVKSTHGKQLKPSVFEAPPYYISLITYLNYLILIILGHLHDFFSMTFMKDKNIGLLEHDGYAPWYSKFESFYTRRMKKRIDDCFSRPTTGVPGRFIRCIDRISHDLNEYFTYPGTTTMCLNLSSYNYLGFAQSEGQCTDAAIEAANTYGSNSGGPRNLIGTTDLHIEAEKCIAAFVGKEAAMLNSMGYSTNANFFNSFLDAKCLVISDELNHTSIRTGVRLSGAAVRTFKHNDMDYLEKLIREQIVAGQPKTSRPWKKIIIIVEGLFSMEGSTCNLPALVALKKKYKCYLFVDEAHSIGAMGPTGRGVCDVYGVDPNDVDILMGTLTKSFGAAGGYIACDQWIIDKFKLDVSTVAYGESIPSPVLAQIISSLKTIIGEIHPGEGEERLQRIAFNSRYLRLGLRRLGFIVYGAPDSPVIPMLLYCPSKMPAFSRMMLQRKIAVVVVAYPATPLIESRVRFCMSASITKDDIDYLLRHVNEVGDKLYLKVSNGKSSVPEDGRPPRWTIEEVLEKTPEDCKHDEFFIEEQGLIS; encoded by the coding sequence ATGTCACAACCTGCTAATGATACTCGTGTTCCTCTTATTGAACCTGGGGAAGTGAGTGTCGATATCAAGAGAGAGAACGAATTTGGTGCTTTAACTTCCAAGGATTATTTGTATAAAGTTAAAAGTACTCATGGTAAACAATTGAAACCATCGGTCTTCGAAGCTCCACCATATTATATTTCCTTAataacatatttaaattatttgattttaattattttagGTCACCTTCATGATTTCTTTTCTATGACCTTCATGAAGGATAAAAACATTGGGTTATTAGAGCATGACGGTTATGCACCATGGTATTCTAAGTTTGAAAGTTTCTACACTAGAAGAATGAAAAAGAGAATCGATGATTGTTTCTCAAGACCAACAACTGGTGTTCCAGGTAGATTTATTCGTTGTATTGATAGAATCTCTCATGATCTAAATGAGTATTTCACATACCCTGGTACAACTACAATGTGCCtaaatttatcttcttACAATTACTTGGGGTTCGCGCAAAGTGAAGGTCAATGTACAGATGCTGCAATAGAAGCTGCTAATACTTACGGTTCTAACTCCGGTGGCCCAAGAAATTTGATTGGTACTACTGACCTACATATTGAGGCTGAAAAATGTATTGCTGCTTTTGTTGGAAAAGAAGCTGCTATGTTAAATTCAATGGGTTACAGCACAAATgctaattttttcaattcatttttagatGCTAAATGTTTAGTCATCTCAGATGAACTTAACCATACCTCTATTAGAACTGGTGTGAGATTATCTGGTGCTGCAGTTAGAACATTCAAACATAATGACATGGACTACTTAGAAAAATTGATCAGAGAACAAATTGTTGCTGGTCAACCAAAGACCAGCAGACCATGgaagaaaattattatcattgtCGAAGGTTTGTTCTCTATGGAAGGTAGTACATGTAACTTACCTGCTTTGGTAGctttgaaaaagaaatacaaATGTTATTTATTCGTTGACGAAGCACATTCTATTGGTGCTATGGGTCCAACTGGTCGTGGTGTTTGTGATGTTTATGGTGTTGATCCAAATGATGTCGATATTTTAATGGGCACATTGACTAAATCCTTTGGTGCAGCCGGTGGTTACATTGCTTGTGACCAATGgattattgataaattcaaattagATGTTTCCACGGTTGCCTACGGTGAATCTATCCCAAGTCCTGTTTTAGCTCAAATCATTTCTTCTCTGAAGACCATTATTGGTGAAATTCATCCAGGTGAAGGTGAAGAAAGATTACAAAGAATCGCTTTCAACTCTCGTTACTTAAGATTAGGATTGAGAAGATTGGGTTTTATTGTATACGGTGCTCCCGACTCTCCTGTTATTCCAATGCTGTTGTATTGTCCATCCAAAATGCCTGCTTTCTCCAGAATGATGTTACAAAGAAAGATTGCTGTCGTTGTCGTCGCCTATCCAGCTACACCATTGATTGAATCAAGAGTCAGATTCTGCATGTCCGCATCTATCACCAAGgatgatattgattatttacTTCGTCATGTTAATGAAGTTGGTGACAAATTATACCTAAAAGTAAGTAACGGTAAATCAAGTGTTCCTGAGGATGGCAGACCACCAAGATGGACAATCGAAGAAGTGTTAGAAAAGACCCCAGAAGATTGTAAACACGATGAATTCTTCATTGAAGAACAAGGTCTAATAAGTTAA
- the EMP65 gene encoding Emp65p (similar to Saccharomyces cerevisiae YER140W; ancestral locus Anc_8.182) → MNAGVTGKRLPFDNKRNRRLKKRAQSNTLHDKNHIYSNELKGIIDAGGNGARDQHDTANNKPTKDFIKVVFDELNHSLNINEVEEDEEDLLQDEYELEQLINMFKIPLFLEKFVLFTLLASLDCFLYYFTILPIRILHGLITRNKLKNNRASRISKERLIVFIIVVASLILTKLDTSKVYHLIKRQSSVKLYMLYNVLEMSDKMLSSFGQSLLNVVLSKKYNAYKGTPIQHIFFIIISIVYLVIHGYILVYQTVALNVAINSYSNSLLTLLLSIQFAELKSAIFKKFDKEGLFQITIADVVERFQIIVILTIISVRNLVARYGSSGTILPTSWTLHSTTSTTASIIIGALCGPMVSVIGSELIVDWAKHAYINKFNRIRPTIYEKFFVITYRSYISGIQKYQDRLGLPLHAYTVLSLVMVPRTIIQGLRASNYHGTQIFIVATLIFIFVMGILIVMKLCVYSILTKWGTEIKKSMRKRHNSVTEKSYVPGILSSGMSKLDSPTLDVLQSKMTKIHPSPKISKNTYIHDNKLKSLNDERKRKDEENPKSLEQVTRFKMVSKQIW, encoded by the coding sequence ATGAATGCTGGTGTTACTGGAAAAAGACTGCcgtttgataataaaaggAATAGAAGGTTAAAAAAAAGAGCTCAAAGCAATACACTCCATGATAAAAATCATATTTACtcaaatgaattgaaaGGTATAATTGATGCAGGAGGTAATGGTGCTAGAGACCAACATGATACGGCTAATAATAAACCAACGAAGGATTTTATCAAAGTAGTTTTCGATGAGCTGAATCattcattgaatataaatgaagtcgaggaagatgaagaagatttaCTACAAGATGAATACGAATTGGAACAATTGATTAATATGTTCAAAATACCTTTATTTTTGGAGAAATTCGTGTTATTCACGTTATTAGCATCGTTAGATTGTTtcttatattattttacaatCCTACCAATAAGAATATTGCATGGCTTAATCACCAGGaataaattgaagaataatAGAGCATCACGGATCAGTAAAGAACgtttaattgtttttattattgtagtgGCATCGTTGATCTTAACAAAACTCGATACTTCAAAAGTGTATCACTTAATTAAAAGACAAAGTTCAGTCAAACTATACATGTTATACAATGTGTTAGAGATGTCAGATAAAATGTTATCCTCCTTTGGTCAAAGTTTATTAAATGTCGTCCTTTCAAAAAAGTACAATGCATATAAAGGTACCCCCATacaacatatttttttcattattatcagtattgtttatttagTGATCCATGGTTACATATTGGTTTACCAAACAGTTGCACTAAATGTTGCAATCAATTCATATTCGAATTCATTACTGACTTTACTGTTATCCATTCAATTTGCAGAATTGAAGAGTgccatttttaaaaaatttgataaagaaGGTTTATTCCAGATCACTATAGCAGATGTTGTCGAGAGGTTTCAAATTATAGTCATTTTAACCATCATTTCCGTAAGAAATCTAGTTGCTAGATATGGGTCTTCTGGTACCATATTGCCTACCTCGTGGACCTTGCATAGTACAACGAGTACCACTGCTTCAATCATTATTGGCGCATTATGTGGACCGATGGTTTCTGTTATTGGCAGCGAATTGATTGTAGATTGGGCCAAACATGCATATATTAATAAGTTCAACAGAATAAGGCCAACCATTTACGAAAAATTCTTCGTAATCACTTACAGAAGTTATATATCTGgaatacaaaaatatcaagaTAGATTAGGGTTACCTTTGCATGCATATACCGTCTTGTCACTGGTAATGGTACCTCGTACAATTATACAGGGTTTGAGAGCATCAAATTACCATGGTACTCAAATATTCATTGTGGCAACGctcatcttcatttttgtGATGGGTATTCTAATTGTGATGAAATTATGTGTATATTCAATCCTTACCAAATGGGGGACAGagattaaaaaatcaatgaGGAAAAGACATAACTCAGTTACAGAGAAATCATACGTACCTGGAATATTGAGTAGTGGTATGTCTAAACTAGATTCCCCAACTCTAGATGTTCTTCAATCGAAAATGACAAAGATACATCCGTCTCCAAAGATATCAAAAAACACGTACATTCACGATAATAAACTCAAGTCATTGAATGATGAACGAAAAAGGAAAGATGAGGAGAACCCAAAATCACTAGAACAAGTTACTAGATTTAAGATGGTCTCAAAACAAATATGGTGA
- the COX15 gene encoding Cox15p (similar to Saccharomyces cerevisiae COX15 (YER141W); ancestral locus Anc_8.183) has protein sequence MILLRNFLVRGSSRQFFNGAANKLARNPMLKSASFSSIARTNVANGTNVSNLLLSLNKSRNVHTSRILKQSSTILADSIGNSSRTNAKQLLSSKIVGYWLIGTSGLVFGIVILGGLTRLTESGLSIVEWKPVTGAIPPLNQEEWEKEFEKYQTSPEFKELNSHIDIDDFKFIFFMEWFHRLWGRGIGVVFILPAIYFAATKKTTSHVNVRLFGLTCLLGLQGVIGWWMVYSGIDKKQLDERKSKPTVSQYRLTTHLGAAFCLYMGMIWTGYNILREIKLVGNPRKALETIKLLDSSKILKLRKASIHMLLFTFLTAMSGGMVAGLDAGLIYNSFPKMGATWFPSSRELMDPNYARAADKSDLWWRNLFENPTTVQLIHRILGVSTFCAVFGLHMVCVKKKHLIPKSANNTVRAMMGLVTLQVALGISVLIYIVPVSLAAIHQAGALALFTSSVVFAAQMRKPRLPVRNVITVLNKQLDSKTAQKGSKILSEAAKFK, from the coding sequence atgatattattaagaaACTTCTTGGTAAGAGGATCTTCAAGACAGTTCTTCAATGGTGCAGCCAATAAATTGGCTAGGAATCCGATGTTGAAATCTGCCAGTTTCTCGAGTATCGCGAGAACTAATGTTGCAAACGGTACaaatgtttcaaatttgttATTATCATTGAACAAGTCACGTAATGTCCATACTTCAAGGatattaaaacaatcaTCTACCATTTTAGCTGACTCTATTGGTAATTCTTCGAGAACTAATGCGAAGCAATTGCTATCTTCTAAAATTGTTGGCTATTGGTTAATTGGTACTTCTGGTTTAGTTTTTGGTATTGTTATTTTGGGTGGTTTGACTAGATTGACAGAATCTGGTTTATCTATTGTTGAATGGAAACCAGTCACTGGTGCTATTCCTCCATTGAACCAAGAAGAGTGGGAAAAGGAATTTGAAAAGTACCAGACCTCCCcagaatttaaagaattgaatTCACACATCGATATCGATGACTTCaaattcatcttcttcatgGAATGGTTCCATCGGTTATGGGGCCGTGGTATTGGTGTTGTTTTTATCTTACCAGCTATTTATTTTGCAGCAACAAAAAAGACTACTTCTCATGTGAACGTAAGATTGTTTGGTTTGACATGTTTATTGGGTTTGCAAGGTGTAATTGGTTGGTGGATGGTCTACTCTGGTATTGATAAAAAACAACTAGATGAGAGAAAATCAAAGCCAACTGTTTCCCAATATAGATTGACAACCCATTTGGGTGCTGCTTTCTGTTTATACATGGGTATGATATGGACTGGTTACAACATCTTAAGAGAAATCAAACTGGTCGGCAACCCAAGGAAAGCTCTAGAGACTATCAAACTGCTAGACTCTTCAAAGATTCTTAAACTGAGAAAAGCTTCTATCCATATGTTGTTATTTACCTTCCTTACAGCTATGTCAGGTGGTATGGTTGCTGGTTTAGATGCCGGTTTAATCTACAACTCTTTCCCAAAGATGGGCGCCACCTGGTTTCCAAGTTCCAGAGAATTGATGGACCCAAACTACGCCAGAGCAGCAGACAAAAGCGATCTATGGTGGAGAAACTTATTTGAAAACCCAACTACTGTTCAATTGATTCACAGAATTTTAGGTGTCTCTACCTTCTGTGCCGTCTTTGGTTTGCACATGGTCTGTGTCAAGAAGAAGCACTTGATCCCAAAGAGTGCCAACAACACTGTCAGAGCCATGATGGGTCTAGTTACTTTGCAAGTCGCTTTGGGTATTTCTGTTCTTATTTACATCGTTCCTGTGTCTTTAGCTGCTATTCATCAAGCTGGCGCTTTGGCTCTTTTCACTAGTTCTGTAGTCTTTGCAGCACAAATGAGAAAACCAAGATTACCAGTTAGAAACGTTATCACCGTTCTGAACAAGCAATTGGATTCAAAAACCGCTCAAAAGGGTAGCAAAATCTTGAGTGAAGCTGCCAAATTTAAGTGA